A stretch of Acropora palmata chromosome 9, jaAcrPala1.3, whole genome shotgun sequence DNA encodes these proteins:
- the LOC141892130 gene encoding metal cation symporter ZIP14-like isoform X1 yields the protein MTKTERESDSAGFGQRKTRVGKFKSCVLLLYKFETKEVKHRVQCGLTCVLLMSDLKVISKACGAQTVIFLSSMASSAVICLMPGMYRDHVTSMLMALGAACLAGDAIFHLMPHALEADSHHSHHGSTSKSSQVVLWRSSLIVCSLYFFYLFHLFLYSIEEVHSHTHGIPPPESHGNFKLLSRESDSTDEQNEYGNKRALIWMMVFSGALHAACDGVAIGAAFSSSATDGLSTSLAVLFHEVPHGVGAFAIFLSFGVRIKRALYLLSTRYILSYVGVVIGVLLGASLSGWIFAVIAGMFLYIALAEMIPEMYSSLSLRADDRRYFMLFQNCGLILGFSIMMTLAAFHGKIRGVLL from the exons atgaCGAAGACTGAGCGAGAGTCGGACTCAGCGGGGTTTGGTCAAAGGAAGACGAGAGTGGGAAAATTCAA ATCATGTGTGTTGTTGCTGTATAAATTTGAGACGAAGGAAGTCAAACACCGAGTACAGTGCGGCTTGACCTGCGTTCTCCTTATGTCAGATCTTAAAG TCATTTCTAAAGCATGTGGAGCGCAAACcgtcatttttctttcctccaTGGCGTCTTCAGCAGTCATATGCCTCATGCCTGGAATGTATCGAGATCATGTGACCTCAATGCTCATGGCGCTTGGGGCGGCGTGTTTGGCGGGGGATGCCATCTTTCATCTCATGCCTCAT GCCCTAGAAGCTGATTCTCACCATTCGCATCATGGAAGCACATCCAAGTCAAGTCAAGTGGTTTTGTGGCGCTCATCGCTGATAGTTTGCAGTCTCTACTTTTTCTATCTGTTTCACCTTTTCTTGTACTCGATAGAG GAAGTTCACTCACATACACACGGCATTCCTCCACCTGAAAGCCACGGAAATTTTAAGTTGTTAAGTCGTGAGAGTGACAGCACAGATGAACAGAACGAATACGGAAACAAAAGAGCACTCATATGGATGATGGTGTTTAGTGGAGCGCTACACGCAGCTTGTGATGGTGTTGCAATCGGAGCAGCTTTTTCCAGTTCAGCGACAGACGGGCTGAGCACATCACTCGCGGTGCTATTTCACGAAGTTCCGCACGGAGTAG GCGCgtttgctatatttctttcGTTTGGTGTCCGCATCAAGAGAGCTCTCTACCTTCTTTCAACCCGCTACATCCTCTCCTATGTGGGCGTAGTAATTGGTGTCTTGCTAGGAGCCAGCCTGTCCGGGTGGATATTCGCAGTCATTGCTGGAATGTTTCTTTATATCGCCCTGGCAGAGATG ATTCCAGAGATGTACAGTTCTTTGTCGCTAAGAGCAGATGACAGGCgttatttcatgttgtttCAAAACTGCGGACTTATTCTTGGGTTTAGTATTATGATGACCCTGGCGGCTTTTCATGGTAAAATTAGGGGAGTTTTACTATAG
- the LOC141892130 gene encoding metal cation symporter ZIP14-like isoform X2, protein MSDLKVISKACGAQTVIFLSSMASSAVICLMPGMYRDHVTSMLMALGAACLAGDAIFHLMPHALEADSHHSHHGSTSKSSQVVLWRSSLIVCSLYFFYLFHLFLYSIEEVHSHTHGIPPPESHGNFKLLSRESDSTDEQNEYGNKRALIWMMVFSGALHAACDGVAIGAAFSSSATDGLSTSLAVLFHEVPHGVGAFAIFLSFGVRIKRALYLLSTRYILSYVGVVIGVLLGASLSGWIFAVIAGMFLYIALAEMIPEMYSSLSLRADDRRYFMLFQNCGLILGFSIMMTLAAFHGKIRGVLL, encoded by the exons ATGTCAGATCTTAAAG TCATTTCTAAAGCATGTGGAGCGCAAACcgtcatttttctttcctccaTGGCGTCTTCAGCAGTCATATGCCTCATGCCTGGAATGTATCGAGATCATGTGACCTCAATGCTCATGGCGCTTGGGGCGGCGTGTTTGGCGGGGGATGCCATCTTTCATCTCATGCCTCAT GCCCTAGAAGCTGATTCTCACCATTCGCATCATGGAAGCACATCCAAGTCAAGTCAAGTGGTTTTGTGGCGCTCATCGCTGATAGTTTGCAGTCTCTACTTTTTCTATCTGTTTCACCTTTTCTTGTACTCGATAGAG GAAGTTCACTCACATACACACGGCATTCCTCCACCTGAAAGCCACGGAAATTTTAAGTTGTTAAGTCGTGAGAGTGACAGCACAGATGAACAGAACGAATACGGAAACAAAAGAGCACTCATATGGATGATGGTGTTTAGTGGAGCGCTACACGCAGCTTGTGATGGTGTTGCAATCGGAGCAGCTTTTTCCAGTTCAGCGACAGACGGGCTGAGCACATCACTCGCGGTGCTATTTCACGAAGTTCCGCACGGAGTAG GCGCgtttgctatatttctttcGTTTGGTGTCCGCATCAAGAGAGCTCTCTACCTTCTTTCAACCCGCTACATCCTCTCCTATGTGGGCGTAGTAATTGGTGTCTTGCTAGGAGCCAGCCTGTCCGGGTGGATATTCGCAGTCATTGCTGGAATGTTTCTTTATATCGCCCTGGCAGAGATG ATTCCAGAGATGTACAGTTCTTTGTCGCTAAGAGCAGATGACAGGCgttatttcatgttgtttCAAAACTGCGGACTTATTCTTGGGTTTAGTATTATGATGACCCTGGCGGCTTTTCATGGTAAAATTAGGGGAGTTTTACTATAG
- the LOC141892123 gene encoding uncharacterized protein LOC141892123, with protein MRGLKIKDMSRILDSISSVFSILALMFLYQQLKGKYFSETNKIYSKENAKDFQKSSQALYYFDGNIVNGKLAVEVWNDICGRKLSSLVNSPFFPQFSDDVYFISETAAKINRTNVGQCVKGYLIPKETGYYKFVLYSNAGSELWFGANESLGSLKLAASVASRDSTGGAPVGKVRYDSQISDDFFLERGNMYPLEMIHIQGSKDDFVELHWIRPGKHYLELITSEYLHFANFPQTSKIARPSKATRPAAVTKTNFHLLAFLTEGIAKRVLPVCESKLPVLTRPDVGTIHDQSEVEEITMITDAKNEDWRENKEAENVVQLFMKEMEQKFPRRYTIVRLFNLERLHADEADGSALYLLEIELACEALQYTERLIEYVYLKNDEDKNATGKGSQLCYPRELGWNKETEIHLIVAVNYEGQRLHRFIEKLEAIFKEGLEVYFQLVIVHSGKSRLDVASILQKSLLKKYVVYELEGEFSQSRAINQGIKLVQDPSHIVLTADAHMDLPVSVFEDCRKHCIEGKMIYTPVLYALNCGAYPDNPQGSWHNHSYQVIAMYKSDWDRLGGFDERATNEQAAWDLVRRTLILGLRLARVKSPNLFRLFYSESLDSNKPTNV; from the exons ATGCGAGGTCTGAAAATCAAAGACATGTCGCGAATTCTGGATTCTATTTCGAGCgttttctccattttagcaTTGATGTTTCTTTACCAACAGTTGAAAGGAAAGTACTTCAGCGAAACGAACAAAATATATTCAAAGGAAAACGCGAAGGATTTTCAGAAAAGCTCACAGGCACTTTATTATTTCGATGGTAATATTGTGAATGGCAAGCTAGCCGTGGAAGTTTGGAATGATATTTGCGGCCGCAAGTTATCAAGTTTGGTGAATTCCCCATTCTTTCCTCAATTTTCGGACGACGTGTATTTTATTTCCGAAACAGCCGCGAAGATAAATCGAACAAACGTTGGCCAATGCGTAAAAGGCTATTTAATACCTAAGGAAACAGGTTATTACAAGTTTGTCCTGTATTCTAATGCGGGTTCGGAGTTATGGTTTGGAGCCAACGAGAGCCTTGGAAGCTTGAAGCTTGCGGCGAGCGTTGCATCTCGGGATAGCACGGGAGGCGCTCCTGTTGGAAAGGTTCGCTACGATTCCCAAATAAGCGATGACTTTTTCTTGGAAAGAGGAAACATGTATCCACTTGAAATGATTCACATTCAGGGTTCGAAGGACGATTTCGTGGAGCTGCATTGGATTCGCCCTGGGAAACATTATTTGGAGTTAATCACTTCAGAATATTTGCATTTCGCAAATTTTCCACAAACATCCAAGATTGCAAGGCCCAGCAAAGCCACCCGACCAGCTGCTGTTACCAAGacaaattttcatcttttagCGTTCCTAACGGAAGGAATAGCAAAACGGGTACTTCCGGTTTGTGAGAGTAAACTTCCGGTCCTAACCAGGCCTGACGTAGGCACTATTCACGACCAATCAGAAGTTGAGGAGATAACCATGATAACCGACGCAAAAAACGAGGACTGGAGGGAGAACAAAGAAGCTGAAAATGTTGTTCAACTTTTCATGAAGGAAATGGAGCAAAAATTTCCTAG AAGGTACACCATAGTGAGGCTATTTAACCTAGAGCGTCTCCATGCAGACGAGGCCGATGGCTCAGCCCTGTATCTTCTGGAGATAGAGTTGGCGTGCGAAGCACTGCAATACACTGAAAGACTGATCGAATACGTTTACTTGAAGAACGACGAGGACAAAAACGCGACAGGAAAAGGGTCTCAGCTTTGTTACCCGAGAGAACTGGGTTGGAATAAGGAGACTGAGATTCATTTGATAGTGGCAGTGAATTATGAAGGTCAGCGGTTGCACCGattcattgaaaaacttgagGCAATTTTCAAGGAAGGTCTTGAAGTTTACTTTCAACTGGTTATCGTGCACTCTGGGAAATCAAGGTTGGACGTTGCGAGCATTCTTCAAAAGTCCTTGCTAAAGAAATATGTGGTGTATGAGTTAGAAGGAGAGTTTTCTCAGTCCAGAGCAATCAATCAAGGAATTAAATTGGTGCAAGATCCCTCACATATTGTACTCACCGCTGATGCTCACATGGACTTACCAGTGTCTGTTTTTGAGGACTGTCGCAAG CACTGCATCGAAGGAAAGATGATATACACACCTGTCTTGTATGCACTCAACTGCGGGGCGTACCCGGATAACCCACAGGGATCGTGGCATAACCATAGTTACCAGGTGATTGCCATGTATAAGAGTGACTGGGATCGACTTGGAG GATTCGATGAACGTGCAACGAATGAGCAAGCAGCCTGGGACCTAGTTAGACGGACCCTTATTCTCGGTCTACGTCTGGCAAGAGTTAAGAGCCCAAACCTGTTTCGCCTGTTTTATTCAGAGTCGCTTGATTCCAATAAACCAACCAACGTGTAA